Proteins from one Naumovozyma castellii chromosome 3, complete genome genomic window:
- the SMF1 gene encoding divalent metal ion transporter SMF1 (ancestral locus Anc_3.50), with protein sequence MVIVEGSHGSQQMSDLLNGHTGKELDQRTENDTPDKLGCITVSTNEEANSDDAREESPNHIIQHTRMNTIRDALSKYLKFIGPGIMVSVAYIDPGNYSTAVSAGAANQFSLLCVVLLSNFIAIFLQLLCIKLGTVTGLDLARACRAYFPRWLNWILYFFAESAIIATDIAEVMGTAIALNILIKIPLPAGVALTVVDVFVIMFTYKPASSSLKFVKLFEYFVASLVLGVAICFAVELAYIPKSTSVRAVFRGFIPQRLTFQHNGMYTAISILGATVMPHSLFLGSALVQPRLLDYDVTHGNYSIMGDSEEKKSDEELAERRYFGYKPTLSAIRYCMKYSMIELALTLFTVALFINCAILVVSGATLYNSAEAETADLFGIHDLLSKTLAPAAGTIFMLALLLSGQSAGIVCTMAGQVVSEGHIRWKVVPWQRRLITRSISMVPCLVISICIGKEAMSKALNASQVVLSIVLPFLVAPLIYFTCNKSIMKTEVLKEENKTTVNKENSDGNNESEVVYMANNWIVTIIACLVWVFLSLLNVYAIVQLGLSHGEITG encoded by the coding sequence ATGGTTATAGTGGAAGGCTCTCATGGCTCTCAACAAATGTCTGACCTTTTGAATGGTCATACCGGAAAAGAGCTTGATCAGAGAACGGAAAATGATACTCCTGATAAATTGGGTTGTATAACAGTTAGTACTAATGAGGAAGCCAATTCAGATGAtgcaagagaagaaagtCCAAACCATATCATTCAACATACTAGGATGAATACAATCAGAGATGCATTAAGTAAATATCTTAAATTTATTGGTCCTGGTATAATGGTAAGTGTCGCTTATATTGATCCCGGTAATTATTCTACCGCAGTTAGTGCTGGTGCAGCTAatcaattttctttgctttGTGTCGTACTCCTTTCTAATTTTATTGCAATATTCTTGCAACTATTGTGCATCAAATTAGGAACCGTGACCGGACTTGACTTAGCAAGAGCTTGTCGAGCATACTTCCCCCGTTGGTTGAACTGGATCCTCTATTTTTTTGCTGAATCTGCTATTATTGCTACAGATATAGCCGAAGTTATGGGGACCGCAATTgcattgaatattttaattaaaattCCTTTACCGGCTGGTGTGGCTCTTACTGTGGTGGATGTTTTTGTTATCATGTTCACCTATAAACCTGCGTCGTCCTCTCTAAAGTTTgtcaaattatttgaatattttgtggCGTCTTTAGTACTTGGTGTTGCTATCTGTTTTGCAGTAGAGTTAGCATATATTCCCAAATCAACTTCTGTCAGAGCAGTTTTTAGAGGGTTTATTCCACAGAGACTAACATTTCAACACAATGGTATGTATACTGCAATTTCGATCCTTGGTGCGACCGTCATGCCGCACTCATTATTCTTGGGTTCTGCACTAGTTCAGCCAAGGTTATTAGATTACGATGTTACCCATGGGAATTATTCGATAATGGGAgattcagaagaaaaaaaaagtgaCGAGGAACTCGCTGAAAGAAGATACTTTGGTTATAAGCCCACTTTGTCTGCTATTAGATATTGCATGAAATACTCGATGATTGAACTTGCATTAACATTATTTACTGTGGcattatttatcaattgTGCAATCTTAGTAGTTTCCGGTGCTACATTGTACAATTCTGCAGAGGCTGAAACGGCAGATCTGTTTGGTATCCATGATCTATTATCAAAAACGTTGGCGCCCGCTGCAGGTACAATATTTATGTTAGCTCTACTACTAAGTGGCCAATCGGCAGGTATCGTTTGTACAATGGCTGGACAAGTTGTCAGTGAGGGACATATTCGCTGGAAGGTGGTGCCTTGGCAGAGAAGACTGATAACAAGATCCATTTCAATGGTTCCTTGCTTAGTAATTTCCATATGTATTGGTAAAGAAGCCATGTCAAAGGCATTAAACGCATCCCAAGTAGTATTATCCATTGTGCTCCCCTTCCTAGTTGCGCCACTAATATACTTCACATGCAACAAATCCATTATGAAAACAGAGGTACtaaaggaagaaaataaaactacGGtgaataaagaaaatagcGATGGAAATAATGAGTCTGAAGTTGTTTACATGGCAAATAACTGGATTGTTACTATTATTGCCTGCCTCGTTTGGGTCTTTTTATCGTTGTTGAATGTATACGCTATCGTCCAACTAGGGCTCTCACACGGGGAAATTACTGGATAA
- the NCAS0C04620 gene encoding uncharacterized protein, with the protein MNNNIPDSPPSNTCSSEILVRQISFRDTTTPNTSVSSNNNSTPTPKRRKVLENFILLKDYPSQFEDSDWTHIESKGKNSIWSHFLEGKKDRSTLKCTHCNHVFRYNRRKAPYNIQPAENHLRYDCTDPDYFHGNLKDERIIKEICEKKQNKYRNLKQYIKTQSFFDLAVELILESRLSINWVESSVAKNLWATMALIPIDNTSKPEQVLKPNKSNITNFICTKSKDINYFWKSEIASSAYILNEKTFTKRNKFLVSLTKRLCALENVTFISIVFDHWSHNKISNHLGVSLVTYDEEEEKQLSFLVKMDRSDSHKTIDISQQLVEIFSKFDGLRTVTVGMSTDNVANMLKVPREFTRNGLLSSHFLGDVPCLLHSPDIMNSTLLDMVEEDGLGPVDSEHESELLELAAMKYQLNSDGSRNEILKQDIFTEYLLSNNSQLSSESADIGGIFSFITGDIILKKNNQLALNIKSSSVNQLLYRELCVEFGKMNGEEPLAIKTYSKTRWLSALDVVLRLRELKPVLMELNREPSLGVFFDEEDFVLMDDLTDILSPFRSLCEMLSNDTCTLKNTLPLLISYKDKIDKIFVEKSKSSNLTHRHLPVFIRFRRKMDKYYKKYVSMDICLLSSYLNIAFVDSSVFIEQFPRENTEIKKSDHVISVVSQKLTDILIPFLNISYYPIKDSDTEDMIGISSHAGRVYNAEDYSSEGQEEKNLEFEEEFDEFSIKDDLQEQIRLELEQYRLRALSLVKEYSNEVLSKSKKRWSPFDRQVQMIVGADNIFWSRHKREFPLLSLANKLFHCIPSTSIHAERLFSLAAQIFDKEKPTLRSNV; encoded by the coding sequence atgaataataatatacctGATAGCCCACCTTCAAACACATGTAGCTCTGAGATACTCGTTCGACAAATAAGCTTTAGGGATACAACGACCCCTAACACATCTGTCAGCAGTAACAACAATTCCACGCCAACGccaaagagaagaaaagttctagaaaatttcattttacTCAAAGATTATCCATCTCAGTTTGAAGATTCAGACTGGACACATATTGAAAGTAAAGGAAAAAATAGCATATGGTCACATTTTCTggaaggaaagaaagatcGTTCAACTTTAAAATGTACCCATTGTAATCATGTCTTTCGTTACAATCGAAGGAAAGCCCCATATAATATTCAACCTGCTGAAAATCATTTAAGATATGACTGTACTGACCCTGATTACTTCCATGGAAATTTAAAGGATGAAAGGATAATAAAAGAGATATGTGAGAAGAAACAGAACAAATACCgaaatttaaaacaatatatCAAGACGCAATCATTCTTTGATCTAGCTGTGGAGCTAATTTTAGAATCCCGTCTTTCCATCAACTGGGTAGAGTCTTCCGTAGCCAAAAACCTGTGGGCAACAATGGCCTTAATTCCAATTGATAATACTAGCAAACCCGAACAGGTTCTAAAGCCGAACAAATCCAACATTACCAACTTTATTTGCACAAAAtccaaagatattaattatttctgGAAGAGTGAGATAGCATCTTCGGCCTATATATTGAACGAAAAGACCTTTACCAAGAGAaacaaatttcttgtatCGCTTACAAAGAGGTTATGTGCACTCGAGAATGTAACGTTCATATCAATTGTTTTTGATCATTGGTCCCATAACAAGATATCTAACCATTTGGGGGTTTCCCTTGTTACGTATGACGAAGAGGAGGAAAAGCAACTTTCTTTTCTAGTGAAGATGGATAGGTCTGATTCTCACAAAACAATCGATATAAGTCAGCAACTTGTTGAGATTTTTAGTAAGTTTGATGGCTTGAGAACAGTAACTGTAGGGATGTCAACTGATAATGTTGCCAATATGCTAAAGGTACCAAGAGAATTTACAAGAAATGGTCTATTGTCGTCTCATTTTCTTGGCGACGTACCTTGTTTACTACATAGTCCTGACATTATGAATAGTACCTTGCTTGATATGGTCGAAGAGGACGGTTTAGGACCGGTAGATTCTGAACATGAATCAGAACTATTAGAGTTAGCTGcaatgaaatatcagtTGAATTCTGATGGGTCaaggaatgaaattttaaaacaagatatctttactgaatatcttctatcaaataacagccaactttcttcagaatctgCCGATATTGGTGGCATTTTTAGCTTTATAACTGGTGACATtattctgaagaaaaataatcagCTTGctcttaatattaaatcaagCAGTGTTAATCAACTACTATACCGAGAACTATGCGTTGAGtttggaaaaatgaatggagAGGAACCTTTGGCCATCAaaacatattcaaaaacaagatgGCTATCAGCGTTAGATGTTGTGCTCAGGTTACGAGAGTTGAAACCTGTCTTGATGGAGTTAAATCGGGAGCCATCCCTGGGAGTGTTTttcgatgaagaagattttgttcTAATGGACGATTTAACTGATATCTTATCTCCTTTTCGTTCTCTTTGCGAAATGCTTTCTAATGATACCTGCACGTTGAAGAACACCCTTCCTTTGCTTATTTCCTATAAGGATAAAATAGACAAAATATTCGTTGAAAAATCGAAAAGTTCCAACCTAACGCACAGACATCTCCCAGTTTTTATTCGTTTCAGAAGGAAAATGGATAAATACTATAAAAAGTATGTCAGTATGgatatttgtttattatcatcttaTCTAAACATTGCATTTGTTGATAGCTCTGTTTTTATAGAACAGTTCCCTCGTGAGAATACcgaaatcaaaaaaagtGACCATGTAATATCCGTTGTATCACAAAAACTTACTGATATTTTAATAccttttttgaatatatcttATTATCCCATTAAGGATAGCGATACAGAAGACATGATCGGTATTTCGAGCCATGCAGGAAGAGTGTATAATGCTGAAGATTATTCATCAGAaggacaagaagaaaaaaacttggaatttgaggaggaatttgatgaattcagTATTAAGGATGacttacaagaacaaatcaGATTAGAACTTGAGCAATACCGTCTACGTGCTCTATCATTGGTCAAGGAGTATTCAAACGAGGttttatccaaatctaaAAAACGCTGGTCGCCATTCGACCGCCAAGTCCAGATGATTGTGGGGGcagataatatattctggtCAAGGCATAAAAGAGAGTTTCCACTGTTATCATTagctaataaattattccattgtATTCCATCGACATCGATTCATGCTGAGAGACTGTTCAGCTTGGCGGcacaaatatttgacaaAGAAAAGCCAACTCTCAGATCAAATGTTTGA
- the RPS19A gene encoding 40S ribosomal protein eS19 (ancestral locus Anc_3.51) gives MPGVSVRDVAAQDFINAYASFLQRQGKLEVPGYVDIVKTSSGNEMPPQDSEGWFYKRAASVARHIYLRKQVGVGKLNKLYGGAKSRGVRPYKHIDASGSVNRRVLQALEKIGVVEISPKGGRRISENGQRDLDRIAAQTLEEDE, from the exons ATGCCAGGTGTTTCCGTTAG AGACGTTGCTGCTCAAGATTTCATCAACGCTTATGCCTCTTTCTTGCAAAGACAAGGTAAATTAGAAGTTCCAGGTTACGTTGACATTGTCAAGACCTCTTCTGGTAATGAAATGCCACCACAAGATTCTGAAGGTTGGTTCTACAAGCGTGCTGCTTCAGTTGCCAGACACATTTACTTGAGAAAGCAAGTTGGTGTCGGTAAGTTGAACAAGTTGTACGGTGGTGCTAAGAGCAGAGGTGTCAGACCATACAAGCACATTGATGCTTCTGGTTCTGTCAACAGAAGAGTTTTGCAAGCTTTAGAAAAGATCGGTGTTGTCGAAATTTCTCCAAAGGGTGGTAGAAGAATCTCTGAAAATGGTCAAAGAGATTTGGATCGTATCGCTGCTCAAACTTTGGAAGAAGACGAATAA